One window of the Candoia aspera isolate rCanAsp1 chromosome 16, rCanAsp1.hap2, whole genome shotgun sequence genome contains the following:
- the SLC25A25 gene encoding mitochondrial adenyl nucleotide antiporter SLC25A25 isoform X6 → MLDCRMAEQRVQANSLLLQLCAEQEVILRAVSDHLKPASVLRERCVCVCVCVFVVLCFYVCACICVRPKCFLLWARGPDFNNHSLVLLCVLPSACLTACLSVRIRTGHVWGPVTYMDKNGTMTIDWNEWRDYHLLHPVENIPEIILYWKHSTIFDVGENLTVPDEFTMEERQTGMWWRHLVAGGGAGAVSRTCTAPLDRLKVLMQVHASRSNNMCIIGGFSQMIREGGPRSLWRGNGINVLKIAPESAIKFMAYEQIKRFIGTDQEVLRIHERLVAGSLAGAIAQSSIYPMEVLKTRMALRKTGQYSGMLDCAKNILAKEGLAAFYKGYIPNMLGIIPYAGIDLAVYETLKNSWLQHYAVNSADPGVFVLLACGTISSTCGQLASYPLALVRTRMQAQASIEGAPEVTMRGLFKHILKTEGAFGLYRGLAPNFMKVIPAVSISYVVYENLKMTLGVQSR, encoded by the exons ATGCTTGACTGCAGGATGGCTGAGCAGCGCGTCCAGGCAAACAGCCTGCTGCTCCAGCTGTGTGCGGAGCAAGAAGTGATCCTCAGAGCTGTCTCTGATCACCTGAAACCAGCGTCCGTTCTAagagagaggtgtgtgtgtgtgtgtgtgtgtgtgtttgtagtgCTCTGTTTTTATGTATGTGCGTGTATATGTGTAAGACCTAAATGCTTTCTTTTGTGGGCTCGTGGCCCTGATTTTAACAATCACTCACTTGTTCTTCTCTGCGTTCTCCCCTCTGCTTGCCTgactgcctgtctgtctgtcagaaTAAGGACAGGGCACGTCTGGGGTCCTGTCACTTA CATGGATAAAAACGGGACGATGACAATCGATTGGAACGAATGGAGGGATTACCACCTCTTGCACCCGGTGGAGAATATTCCCGAGATTATCCTGTACTGGAAACATTCCACG ATTTTTGATGTGGGGGAGAATCTCACCGTCCCAGATGAATTCACGATGGAAGAGAGGCAGACGGGGATGTGGTGGCGGCACCTGGTGGCGGGGGGAGGCGCAGGTGCCGTGTCGAGGACTTGTACGGCTCCCCTGGACCGCCTGAAAGTGCTCATGCAG GTCCACGCGTCCCGCAGTAACAACATGTGCATCATTGGAGGCTTTTCCCAGATGATCCGCGAGGGTGGCCCGAGGTCCCTTTGGCGTGGCAACGGCATCAACGTCTTGAAGATCGCTCCGGAATCAGCTATCAAATTCATGGCTTATGAACAG ATCAAACGCTTCATCGGCACGGACCAAGAGGTGTTGAGGATTCACGAGAGGCTGGTGGCAGGCTCGTTGGCTGGGGCCATTGCACAGAGCAGCATCTACCCCATGGAG GTTCTGAAAACCCGGATGGCCCTGCGTAAAACAGGGCAGTACTCAGGGATGCTGGACTGTGCTAAGAACATCCTTGCCAAAGAAGGGCTGGCTGCGTTCTACAAAGGCTACATTCCCAACATGCTGGGGATCATCCCTTATGCTGGAATTGACCTGGCTGTGTACGAG ACATTAAAAAACAGCTGGTTGCAGCATTATGCAGTGAACAGCGCAGACCCTGGCGTCTTTGTCCTGTTGGCCTGTGGTACCATCTCAAGTACTTGTGGGCAGTTGGCCAGTTACCCTCTTGCCTTGGTACGGACGCGGATGCAGGCTCAAG CTTCAATCGAAGGAGCCCCGGAGGTGACGATGAGGGGCCTCTTCAAACACATCCTGAAGACGGAAGGAGCGTTTGGGCTCTACAGGGGCTTGGCCCCCAATTTCATGAAGGTGATCCCCGCCGTGAGCATCAGCTACGTGGTCTACGAGAACCTGAAGATGACTCTGGGGGTGCAGTCTCGGTGA
- the SLC25A25 gene encoding mitochondrial adenyl nucleotide antiporter SLC25A25 isoform X7 has product MLSEQILLKALWRTACKKIVKAGDKDLDGQLDFEEFVHYLQDHEKKLRLVFKSLDKKNDGRIDAQEIMQSLRDLGVKISEQQAEKILKRIRTGHVWGPVTYMDKNGTMTIDWNEWRDYHLLHPVENIPEIILYWKHSTIFDVGENLTVPDEFTMEERQTGMWWRHLVAGGGAGAVSRTCTAPLDRLKVLMQVHASRSNNMCIIGGFSQMIREGGPRSLWRGNGINVLKIAPESAIKFMAYEQIKRFIGTDQEVLRIHERLVAGSLAGAIAQSSIYPMEVLKTRMALRKTGQYSGMLDCAKNILAKEGLAAFYKGYIPNMLGIIPYAGIDLAVYETLKNSWLQHYAVNSADPGVFVLLACGTISSTCGQLASYPLALVRTRMQAQASIEGAPEVTMRGLFKHILKTEGAFGLYRGLAPNFMKVIPAVSISYVVYENLKMTLGVQSR; this is encoded by the exons AAAATCGTAAAGGCCGGAGATAAGGACCTTGATGGCCAGTTGGACTTTGAGGAGTTTGTTCACTACCTTCAAGACCACGAGAAGAAACTGAGGCTGGTTTTCAAGAGCTTGGACAAAAAGAATGACG GCCGCATCGATGCGCAGGAGATCATGCAGTCCCTTCGCGATCTGGGCGTCAAGATCTCCGAACAGCAGGCGGAGAAAATTCTCAAGAG aaTAAGGACAGGGCACGTCTGGGGTCCTGTCACTTA CATGGATAAAAACGGGACGATGACAATCGATTGGAACGAATGGAGGGATTACCACCTCTTGCACCCGGTGGAGAATATTCCCGAGATTATCCTGTACTGGAAACATTCCACG ATTTTTGATGTGGGGGAGAATCTCACCGTCCCAGATGAATTCACGATGGAAGAGAGGCAGACGGGGATGTGGTGGCGGCACCTGGTGGCGGGGGGAGGCGCAGGTGCCGTGTCGAGGACTTGTACGGCTCCCCTGGACCGCCTGAAAGTGCTCATGCAG GTCCACGCGTCCCGCAGTAACAACATGTGCATCATTGGAGGCTTTTCCCAGATGATCCGCGAGGGTGGCCCGAGGTCCCTTTGGCGTGGCAACGGCATCAACGTCTTGAAGATCGCTCCGGAATCAGCTATCAAATTCATGGCTTATGAACAG ATCAAACGCTTCATCGGCACGGACCAAGAGGTGTTGAGGATTCACGAGAGGCTGGTGGCAGGCTCGTTGGCTGGGGCCATTGCACAGAGCAGCATCTACCCCATGGAG GTTCTGAAAACCCGGATGGCCCTGCGTAAAACAGGGCAGTACTCAGGGATGCTGGACTGTGCTAAGAACATCCTTGCCAAAGAAGGGCTGGCTGCGTTCTACAAAGGCTACATTCCCAACATGCTGGGGATCATCCCTTATGCTGGAATTGACCTGGCTGTGTACGAG ACATTAAAAAACAGCTGGTTGCAGCATTATGCAGTGAACAGCGCAGACCCTGGCGTCTTTGTCCTGTTGGCCTGTGGTACCATCTCAAGTACTTGTGGGCAGTTGGCCAGTTACCCTCTTGCCTTGGTACGGACGCGGATGCAGGCTCAAG CTTCAATCGAAGGAGCCCCGGAGGTGACGATGAGGGGCCTCTTCAAACACATCCTGAAGACGGAAGGAGCGTTTGGGCTCTACAGGGGCTTGGCCCCCAATTTCATGAAGGTGATCCCCGCCGTGAGCATCAGCTACGTGGTCTACGAGAACCTGAAGATGACTCTGGGGGTGCAGTCTCGGTGA